The following proteins are co-located in the Citrobacter freundii ATCC 8090 = MTCC 1658 = NBRC 12681 genome:
- a CDS encoding HlyD family secretion protein, translating to MDLLIVLTYVACAWSIFKIFKIPVNKWTVPTAALGGIFIVCGLILLMNYNHPYTFKAQKAVISIPVVPQVTGVVTEVTDKKNTLIKKGEVLFKLNPGRYQARVDRLKADIVTAQHKEQALVAQLDEMIANTQRAKATRDKLAKDYQRYAQGSQAKVNPFSERDIDAARQNYLAQEASVKSSVAEQQQIQSQLDSLILGENSQIASLKAQLAEAEFNLDQTLVRAPSDGYVTQVLMRPGTYAAALPMRPVMVFIPDQKRQIIAQFRQNSLLRLEPGDEAEVVFNALPGKVFSGKLAAISPAVPGGTYQSNGALQSLNSTPGSEGVIATIELNDNAEVSALPDGIYAQVAVYSDHFEHVSVMRKVLLRMTSWVHYLYLDH from the coding sequence ATGGATTTACTAATTGTTCTGACCTATGTGGCGTGTGCATGGTCAATATTTAAAATTTTTAAAATTCCTGTAAATAAATGGACAGTTCCTACCGCAGCATTAGGCGGTATATTCATTGTTTGCGGGCTTATATTACTGATGAATTATAACCATCCGTATACATTTAAGGCACAAAAGGCGGTAATTTCTATTCCCGTGGTGCCGCAGGTAACGGGTGTAGTGACAGAAGTGACGGATAAGAAGAATACGCTAATCAAAAAAGGCGAGGTTCTGTTTAAGCTTAATCCAGGGCGTTATCAGGCACGGGTCGATCGCCTGAAAGCTGATATTGTCACCGCACAGCATAAAGAGCAGGCTCTGGTTGCGCAGTTAGACGAAATGATAGCCAACACGCAGCGGGCAAAGGCCACGCGTGACAAACTGGCAAAAGATTACCAGCGCTATGCACAGGGTAGTCAGGCGAAGGTGAATCCTTTTTCTGAACGCGATATCGATGCGGCGCGGCAAAACTATCTGGCGCAGGAAGCGTCGGTGAAATCTTCCGTCGCGGAGCAGCAGCAAATCCAGAGTCAGTTAGACAGCCTGATACTGGGCGAGAATTCGCAAATTGCCAGCCTGAAAGCGCAGTTAGCCGAAGCGGAGTTCAACCTGGACCAGACGTTGGTTCGCGCGCCCAGCGATGGCTATGTGACGCAGGTGCTGATGCGCCCGGGAACCTATGCCGCCGCGCTGCCGATGCGTCCGGTGATGGTATTCATCCCGGATCAAAAAAGGCAAATTATCGCCCAGTTCCGTCAGAACTCGCTGCTGCGTCTGGAACCTGGCGATGAAGCGGAAGTGGTATTTAACGCGCTGCCGGGTAAGGTATTCAGCGGTAAACTGGCTGCAATTAGTCCGGCAGTGCCGGGCGGGACATACCAGTCGAATGGGGCGCTGCAATCCTTAAATTCTACGCCCGGTTCGGAAGGGGTGATCGCCACGATTGAGCTGAATGATAATGCGGAGGTTAGCGCGTTACCTGATGGGATCTACGCGCAGGTCGCGGTTTATTCTGACCACTTCGAACATGTGTCCGTCATGCGCAAAGTCTTGTTGCGCATGACTAGTTGGGTGCATTACCTGTATCTCGATCATTAA
- a CDS encoding LysR family transcriptional regulator — protein sequence MNKLQLKHRELKIISVIAASENISHAATVLGIAQANVSKYLADFESKVGLKVFDRTTRQLTLTPFGIALLPYINDMLDRNEQLNNFIADYKHEKRGKVTVYAPTGIIAYLSQHVIAKIMDIGDISLVLKTYNLERKAFYEGVEFPDDCDVLITYAHPKDESLVASFITKYVVTAFASNQYLAQHPISTPEELEHHSCILIDSMMIDDANIWRFSSPGGKEMHDYRVTGNYVCDNTQSALSLARNHLGIVFAPKASVQKENQPNGLVPCFSGQHEWWLDLVAIFRKREYQPWRVQFILDEMLAEIRRQLAQSLDQQTEQAK from the coding sequence ATGAATAAATTACAACTTAAACACCGGGAGCTGAAGATTATTTCGGTAATCGCTGCCAGTGAAAATATCAGTCATGCCGCGACTGTTCTCGGCATCGCACAGGCCAACGTCAGTAAATATCTTGCTGATTTTGAATCAAAAGTTGGATTAAAGGTGTTTGACCGCACCACCCGGCAACTGACCCTCACGCCGTTTGGTATAGCGTTACTTCCTTACATCAATGACATGTTAGACAGAAACGAGCAGTTAAATAATTTCATTGCTGATTATAAGCACGAGAAACGTGGAAAAGTAACGGTATATGCACCAACCGGAATTATCGCTTACTTATCGCAACATGTTATTGCAAAAATTATGGATATTGGCGATATCAGTCTGGTGCTAAAAACCTATAACCTGGAACGTAAAGCCTTTTATGAAGGAGTCGAATTTCCTGATGACTGTGATGTTTTAATTACTTATGCACATCCAAAAGATGAATCTTTGGTCGCCAGTTTTATTACCAAATATGTAGTTACCGCTTTCGCCAGTAATCAATATCTGGCCCAACATCCCATCAGCACTCCTGAAGAACTTGAGCATCACTCCTGTATTCTGATTGATTCCATGATGATTGATGATGCTAACATTTGGCGATTCTCCTCCCCCGGAGGTAAAGAGATGCATGACTATCGCGTAACGGGTAATTATGTTTGCGACAATACGCAATCTGCGCTGTCGTTGGCGCGAAACCATCTGGGCATTGTTTTTGCACCCAAGGCGAGCGTACAAAAAGAAAATCAGCCTAACGGGCTGGTTCCGTGTTTCTCCGGACAGCATGAATGGTGGCTGGATCTGGTGGCGATTTTCCGCAAACGTGAATATCAGCCATGGCGGGTACAGTTTATTCTTGATGAGATGTTGGCGGAGATTCGCCGGCAACTTGCTCAGTCGCTGGATCAGCAGACTGAGCAAGCAAAATAG
- a CDS encoding MipA/OmpV family protein has product MLIKHNIVALLAFSFMASATAAEFSIGAGAVYNESPYRGYNDNVHAVPLVSYESESFYFRQTTLGYILSKSESNEFSITASYMPLEFDPGDNDDHAMKKLDKRDATAMAGAAWYHHERWGSVKVSAAADVLDNSNGWVGEVSLFRPMPMGKLTLTPSIGVLYYDENFNEYYYGISGNESRRSGLSSYSPGDSWTPYVGLSAKYALTTNLTLLASANYSALPDDIKNSPMVDRDDSFTFMSGLTWRF; this is encoded by the coding sequence ATGTTAATTAAACACAATATTGTGGCGCTGCTCGCCTTTTCTTTTATGGCGAGTGCAACTGCCGCAGAGTTTTCAATTGGCGCTGGTGCTGTATATAATGAATCACCTTATCGCGGGTATAATGATAATGTTCACGCAGTACCGCTAGTCAGTTACGAAAGTGAATCATTTTATTTTAGGCAAACAACGCTAGGTTATATTTTGTCTAAGAGTGAAAGTAATGAATTTAGTATTACTGCCTCTTATATGCCGCTTGAGTTTGATCCCGGCGATAATGACGATCATGCGATGAAAAAGCTGGATAAGCGTGACGCAACTGCAATGGCGGGTGCCGCGTGGTATCACCATGAAAGATGGGGTAGCGTGAAAGTCTCCGCCGCTGCGGATGTGCTGGACAACAGTAATGGCTGGGTAGGGGAAGTTTCACTGTTCCGTCCAATGCCGATGGGCAAGCTGACGCTGACGCCATCGATTGGCGTGCTCTACTATGACGAAAACTTCAATGAATACTACTACGGCATATCGGGTAATGAGTCCCGTCGTAGTGGCTTATCAAGCTATTCCCCAGGCGATAGCTGGACACCGTATGTTGGCCTGTCCGCTAAATACGCATTGACCACTAACCTGACGCTGCTGGCAAGCGCCAATTATAGCGCACTGCCGGATGACATTAAAAATAGCCCGATGGTTGATCGCGATGACAGCTTTACCTTTATGTCCGGTCTGACCTGGCGTTTCTGA